A single Marinobacter sp. es.042 DNA region contains:
- a CDS encoding TatD family hydrolase, which yields MSKKRREIPVFDHPIIETHCHLDYLKDRPLEETLEQARGVNIEKVITIAVSPDNLARVRELSQVAPWVYGTQGIHPHDAESYSDDVEAEIRAHARDEKIVAVGEIGLDYFYDNADRDVQREVFRRQLQIACDTDRPVVIHSREADEDTIEILAEFEDTLKRRGVIHSFTSGPGLARYALDQGWCLGFNGITTFNKAENVRDIVRMAPIDQILLETDSPFLTPVPYRGKENAPFYLPFVAEKIAEVKELPLDEVIGTTYHNSLRTFFSSE from the coding sequence ATGAGTAAAAAACGTCGCGAGATTCCCGTATTCGATCACCCGATCATCGAAACCCACTGTCACCTGGATTACCTCAAGGACCGCCCGCTTGAGGAAACCCTGGAGCAGGCACGAGGGGTCAATATCGAGAAAGTGATCACCATCGCGGTCTCCCCGGACAACCTCGCCAGGGTGCGGGAGCTCAGCCAGGTGGCGCCCTGGGTTTATGGCACCCAGGGCATTCACCCCCACGATGCTGAAAGCTATTCCGATGACGTAGAAGCCGAAATCCGCGCCCACGCCCGGGACGAGAAGATCGTTGCGGTGGGCGAAATCGGGCTGGACTACTTTTACGACAACGCTGACCGAGATGTTCAGCGCGAGGTGTTCCGGCGTCAGCTGCAGATCGCCTGCGACACGGATCGGCCCGTGGTTATCCATAGCCGGGAAGCCGACGAGGATACCATCGAGATCCTTGCCGAATTTGAGGACACGCTGAAACGCCGCGGTGTCATTCACAGCTTTACGTCCGGCCCGGGACTTGCCCGGTATGCCCTGGATCAGGGCTGGTGCCTGGGCTTTAACGGCATCACAACATTCAACAAGGCCGAGAATGTACGCGACATCGTGCGTATGGCTCCGATTGACCAGATCCTGTTGGAAACCGACTCCCCCTTCCTTACCCCGGTACCCTACCGCGGCAAGGAAAACGCACCGTTCTACCTGCCGTTTGTGGCCGAGAAAATCGCTGAGGTGAAAGAACTGCCTTTGGACGAGGTGATTGGCACGACGTATCACAACAGCCTAAGGACGTTTTTCTCCAGCGAATGA
- a CDS encoding lysine exporter LysO family protein, with amino-acid sequence MLTGALLILAPLFLGFAIALENRRAMTVIHYTVEGLVYFILLLLGLGLGQMEGLAAQLGGMATQVLALVLVLFVANMFGLWMFHRWQPMSVERVEGNVSPGYRRLFLAGLKPLVAVIVGLLAGYYLLPDMPMAEQLATWSLMLLLFLIGLQLRNAGLSLRKLLMNRQGLGIALALTLSSLVAGGLLIPWLGLPWHDALAVASGFGWYSLSGIVIGEALGPAWGGVAFLNDVLREIVALAIIPLLIANRPAMAIGYGGATAMDFTLPVIRSSGGLTCVPVAIASGFLLSFLSPVLMGVFLSLG; translated from the coding sequence ATGCTGACTGGAGCCCTGCTCATTCTCGCTCCCCTGTTTCTGGGTTTTGCCATCGCCCTGGAAAACCGCCGGGCCATGACGGTGATCCATTACACGGTGGAGGGACTGGTTTACTTCATCCTGTTGCTTCTGGGCCTTGGGCTTGGCCAGATGGAGGGCTTGGCGGCGCAACTGGGTGGCATGGCGACTCAGGTACTGGCACTGGTGTTGGTGCTTTTCGTCGCCAACATGTTTGGGCTCTGGATGTTCCACCGCTGGCAGCCAATGTCCGTCGAGCGGGTCGAGGGCAATGTCAGCCCCGGATACCGCCGGCTTTTTCTGGCCGGCCTGAAACCCCTGGTGGCGGTTATTGTCGGCCTGCTGGCCGGCTATTACCTGTTGCCGGATATGCCTATGGCGGAACAGCTGGCGACCTGGTCCCTGATGTTGCTGCTGTTTCTGATCGGCCTGCAGTTGCGCAATGCCGGGCTGTCGCTGCGCAAACTTTTGATGAATCGTCAGGGGCTCGGTATCGCGCTGGCTCTGACGCTCAGTTCCCTGGTGGCCGGTGGCCTGTTGATACCCTGGCTTGGGCTGCCCTGGCATGACGCCCTGGCGGTTGCGTCCGGGTTTGGCTGGTACTCGCTGTCCGGCATTGTCATAGGCGAAGCCCTGGGGCCAGCCTGGGGCGGCGTGGCCTTCCTTAACGATGTGCTTCGGGAAATCGTCGCGTTGGCCATCATCCCCCTGCTAATTGCCAACAGGCCGGCGATGGCCATTGGTTATGGTGGCGCTACCGCCATGGACTTCACCCTGCCGGTTATCCGAAGCAGTGGCGGGCTGACCTGTGTTCCGGTGGCGATTGCCTCCGGTTTCTTGCTGTCTTTTCTCTCGCCGGTGTTGATGGGGGTGTTCCTGTCTTTGGGATAA
- a CDS encoding DUF2288 domain-containing protein — protein sequence MSSSPSLDELKAKLNLETSRIRWHELQTYFARGQVVRVSPDLDLLDVAAELAADNKQRFAQWMEEGRVGEVAPDTAQDWYDRNAELWAVVIAPWVLVQDRSGHVLH from the coding sequence ATGTCGTCTTCTCCTTCCCTGGATGAGCTGAAAGCGAAGCTCAATCTTGAAACCTCCCGTATCCGTTGGCATGAATTGCAGACCTACTTTGCCCGTGGCCAGGTGGTTCGCGTGTCACCGGATCTCGATCTTCTGGATGTGGCAGCAGAGCTTGCGGCCGATAATAAACAGCGGTTTGCCCAGTGGATGGAGGAAGGACGCGTTGGTGAGGTTGCGCCGGACACCGCGCAGGATTGGTATGATCGCAATGCGGAACTCTGGGCGGTCGTCATCGCACCCTGGGTGCTCGTTCAGGACAGGTCAGGGCATGTTCTGCACTGA
- a CDS encoding HD-GYP domain-containing protein: MIKRIPISALRVGMYISDLNNDWIPHNTQRKRGVIKKEETIEKIRRMGVEFVYIDASKGLDSQDSETAAEVDRRNESALQKAGELTPGLRPHVPLAEEIVIAQQIHSQAQGLVGEFMNHAKVGSAIDVAPIHQLADELQHSVLRNANALSCLGRIREKDNYLLEHSVNLSVLMSLFGNHRGLSSDVLHQTIVGALLHDLGKILTPDEILHKPGRLTPEEFEVMKLHARHSRDILATTEGIGELTVITAAQHHERIDGTGYPEGLKGDEISEYGRMVAISDVYDAITADRVYHKGMTPTQGLKKLLEWSGTHLDPSLVKQFIRCLGLYPVGSLVLLESGRLGVVVEANESDQRLPTVRVMYHTKFRMPITVETLDLAKPGTQDRILRAVDPETYKIDVRKFLA, translated from the coding sequence ATGATCAAGCGCATCCCTATTTCCGCACTCAGGGTCGGCATGTACATCAGCGACCTGAACAACGACTGGATTCCCCACAACACCCAGCGCAAGCGAGGTGTGATCAAAAAAGAGGAAACCATCGAGAAAATCCGCCGGATGGGCGTGGAGTTCGTTTATATCGACGCTTCAAAAGGCCTCGATTCCCAAGACTCGGAAACGGCCGCCGAAGTGGATCGTCGGAACGAGTCGGCCCTGCAAAAGGCGGGTGAACTGACGCCGGGCTTGCGGCCGCATGTTCCGCTTGCGGAAGAAATCGTGATTGCCCAGCAGATCCACAGTCAGGCCCAGGGGCTGGTGGGCGAGTTCATGAACCATGCCAAGGTGGGCAGCGCTATCGATGTGGCACCCATCCACCAGTTGGCGGACGAACTGCAACACTCCGTGCTCAGGAATGCCAACGCACTAAGCTGCCTGGGGCGCATCCGGGAAAAAGACAATTATCTTCTGGAACACTCGGTAAATCTGAGTGTGTTGATGTCCCTGTTCGGAAACCATCGTGGCCTGTCCTCCGATGTCCTGCATCAGACCATTGTGGGTGCACTTCTCCACGATCTGGGCAAAATCCTCACACCCGACGAAATACTGCACAAACCCGGCCGCCTGACCCCGGAGGAGTTTGAAGTGATGAAACTCCACGCCCGCCATTCACGGGACATTCTGGCTACCACCGAGGGCATTGGCGAGCTCACCGTCATCACGGCGGCCCAGCACCACGAACGCATAGACGGCACAGGCTATCCGGAGGGCCTGAAGGGTGATGAGATCTCAGAATACGGTCGCATGGTGGCGATCAGCGATGTATACGATGCCATCACGGCAGACCGCGTCTATCACAAGGGCATGACACCAACACAGGGTCTGAAGAAGCTTCTGGAGTGGAGCGGCACTCACCTCGATCCCAGTCTGGTCAAACAGTTTATCCGGTGCCTGGGCCTTTACCCTGTGGGTTCGCTGGTGCTTCTCGAAAGTGGTCGTCTTGGCGTCGTGGTTGAAGCCAATGAAAGTGACCAGAGGCTGCCGACTGTGCGCGTTATGTACCACACCAAATTCCGCATGCCGATCACCGTAGAAACCCTCGATCTCGCGAAACCGGGAACACAGGACCGGATTCTGCGAGCCGTTGATCCGGAAACCTACAAGATTGATGTCCGGAAATTCCTCGCCTGA
- a CDS encoding D-amino acid dehydrogenase, with protein MHIAVVGGGVVGMTTAYELNRRGHQVTVLERHSMAGNETSKANAAQRSYGVVYPWADPAIVFKAIPWILKQDGPLKLRFPPSVETLKFMFATLRYAWSPGLFGFNRRAMLRLGIHSRERFLALEKELDLSFDGDHRGLLHLASTPEALEGYRTTHELLKELGIPSRLLTPEQVRDAEPGMVGNGPLYGALSYDTDGTGDCHKFSRELAKACEAKGIVVRYNVEAEKLIADDQRVSAISVRNSDGVMEALEVDAVVISAGCWSNHLVQPLGLELPIYPVKGYSLTVPMKDPERGPASTIHDDNYKVVSTRLGNRLRATGFVELADFNRDIPEARLATIKKSVESRFPGCADLDAAETWTGFRPMTPDGPAIIGRGPRENLYLNTGHGTFGWTLSAGSADVIAQVIEGEEPAICLDAFRPARFQE; from the coding sequence ATGCACATTGCTGTTGTTGGTGGCGGCGTGGTGGGAATGACCACCGCCTATGAACTGAATCGCCGGGGCCACCAGGTGACTGTGCTGGAACGTCATTCAATGGCCGGCAACGAGACCAGCAAGGCCAACGCGGCCCAGCGATCCTATGGTGTGGTGTATCCCTGGGCCGATCCCGCGATTGTGTTCAAGGCCATCCCCTGGATCCTCAAGCAGGATGGCCCCCTGAAGCTTCGCTTCCCGCCGTCTGTGGAAACACTCAAGTTCATGTTCGCCACGCTCCGTTATGCCTGGTCGCCAGGGCTGTTCGGGTTTAATCGCCGCGCCATGTTGCGCCTCGGTATCCACAGCCGGGAACGATTTCTGGCGCTTGAGAAGGAGCTTGATCTGTCCTTCGATGGCGACCACCGAGGCCTGCTGCACCTGGCGAGCACACCGGAAGCGCTGGAAGGCTACCGAACGACCCATGAACTGCTGAAGGAACTGGGCATCCCTTCCCGTTTGCTCACACCCGAACAGGTGCGCGACGCCGAGCCCGGCATGGTTGGCAATGGTCCGCTTTATGGCGCCCTGAGCTATGACACCGACGGAACCGGCGATTGCCACAAATTTTCCCGGGAACTCGCTAAAGCCTGCGAGGCGAAAGGGATAGTGGTTCGTTACAACGTGGAAGCGGAAAAACTGATTGCCGATGACCAGAGGGTCAGCGCAATTTCAGTCAGAAACAGCGATGGAGTCATGGAAGCCCTGGAAGTGGATGCCGTAGTGATCAGCGCTGGCTGCTGGTCCAACCACCTGGTTCAGCCCCTCGGCCTGGAACTGCCCATCTATCCGGTAAAGGGGTACAGCCTGACGGTTCCTATGAAAGACCCTGAGCGAGGTCCGGCATCGACCATTCATGACGACAATTATAAAGTCGTTTCTACCCGTCTGGGGAACCGGCTACGGGCTACGGGTTTCGTCGAGCTGGCGGATTTCAACCGGGATATTCCCGAAGCCCGACTGGCAACTATCAAGAAGTCGGTCGAATCCCGGTTCCCCGGCTGCGCCGATCTCGATGCCGCCGAAACCTGGACCGGCTTTCGCCCCATGACCCCGGACGGCCCGGCGATTATCGGCCGCGGTCCCAGAGAAAATCTCTACCTCAACACAGGCCACGGTACATTCGGCTGGACTCTATCTGCCGGCAGTGCCGATGTCATCGCCCAGGTAATTGAAGGCGAGGAACCCGCCATCTGTCTGGATGCCTTCCGCCCAGCAAGATTCCAAGAGTAG
- a CDS encoding polyphosphate kinase — protein sequence MKLSAFASSFLYDPGKPRFRDYPTFLDGDDTTLPGLEASLDQIGEYQRRLWANQSRAVLLVAHGPDTSGKDSLIRTLATYADPAGFHAWSFSRPRGAETRHDFLWRVTPFLPGFGQMVAFNRSHHEAVIAERVWPVHAPESYNWQNRYRSIRNFENHLVEEGTTVIKVWLNLSEDEHRQRLLKRLDKPRKRWKFDRSDIDGWEKRREYEAFAEEAIAATHTEQAPWFIVPGDRKPQARPIVAAILAEQLQKLAPEYPKEDESVLKEYRRLLAKSGVK from the coding sequence ATGAAATTATCGGCGTTTGCCAGTTCTTTTCTCTACGACCCTGGAAAACCCAGATTCCGGGATTACCCGACTTTTCTGGATGGCGATGACACCACCCTGCCAGGGTTGGAGGCCAGTCTGGATCAGATCGGTGAATACCAGCGCCGGCTCTGGGCCAACCAGTCCAGAGCGGTTCTATTGGTTGCCCACGGCCCGGACACCAGCGGAAAAGACAGCCTGATCCGTACTCTGGCAACCTACGCCGACCCCGCTGGTTTCCATGCCTGGTCCTTCAGCCGGCCCAGGGGCGCCGAAACCCGCCATGACTTTCTCTGGCGGGTAACGCCGTTTCTGCCCGGCTTTGGCCAGATGGTCGCTTTCAACCGCAGCCATCATGAAGCGGTGATCGCCGAGCGGGTTTGGCCGGTCCACGCGCCTGAAAGCTACAACTGGCAGAACCGTTACCGCTCCATCCGGAACTTCGAGAATCATCTGGTGGAAGAGGGCACCACGGTGATCAAGGTCTGGCTCAACCTCTCTGAGGACGAGCATCGCCAGCGGCTTCTCAAGCGTCTGGACAAGCCGCGCAAGCGCTGGAAGTTTGATCGGTCCGATATCGATGGCTGGGAAAAACGCAGAGAGTACGAAGCGTTTGCCGAGGAAGCCATTGCCGCGACCCATACAGAGCAGGCACCCTGGTTTATCGTGCCGGGAGATCGGAAGCCCCAGGCGCGCCCGATTGTCGCAGCCATACTGGCTGAGCAATTGCAGAAACTGGCGCCGGAATATCCGAAAGAAGATGAAAGCGTTTTAAAAGAGTACCGGCGTCTGCTGGCGAAAAGCGGCGTGAAATAA
- a CDS encoding tRNA/rRNA methyltransferase, producing the protein MQLAFVLVEPKVPENVGAAARALCTMGFGELWLVNSDLHTRPEAHWLAHGSDHILDNARIFPDLAAVRNSVDLLMGTSAKTRHQRQDWHGPSDLRKVLATKGASVATAALVFGREDRGLSNEELALCDLLTGIPMKVTYPSLNLAQSVMLYAWEMSGLSEAMDNEPEPADKNRLGALRNRLETMLPELDTPPEGKLSQWVFERLPLLSDRDIGFVHTLCSNIERAVDCRSQSRSDSEAEQDG; encoded by the coding sequence ATGCAACTGGCCTTTGTACTTGTTGAACCCAAGGTTCCGGAAAACGTCGGTGCAGCCGCCCGTGCGTTGTGCACCATGGGCTTCGGCGAACTGTGGTTGGTCAATTCCGATCTGCACACCCGCCCGGAAGCCCACTGGCTGGCCCATGGCAGCGACCATATCCTGGACAATGCGCGCATTTTCCCCGATCTGGCTGCGGTAAGAAACTCCGTAGACCTGCTGATGGGCACCTCCGCCAAGACCCGGCATCAGCGCCAGGATTGGCACGGCCCCTCAGATCTGCGGAAGGTTCTGGCCACGAAGGGTGCGTCCGTGGCAACCGCAGCATTGGTGTTTGGCCGGGAAGATCGCGGGCTGTCCAATGAAGAGCTGGCTCTCTGCGATCTGTTAACCGGCATCCCCATGAAGGTCACCTACCCCTCCCTGAACCTCGCCCAGTCCGTAATGCTCTATGCCTGGGAAATGTCCGGGCTTTCGGAAGCTATGGATAACGAGCCTGAGCCTGCCGATAAAAACCGTCTTGGGGCTCTCCGCAATCGGCTCGAAACCATGCTACCGGAACTGGATACACCGCCTGAAGGAAAGCTGTCCCAGTGGGTTTTCGAACGGTTGCCGTTGCTGTCTGATCGGGATATCGGATTTGTTCATACGCTGTGCTCGAACATTGAGCGCGCTGTGGATTGCAGATCTCAGTCGCGCTCGGATTCCGAGGCGGAGCAAGACGGTTAG
- a CDS encoding diguanylate cyclase domain-containing protein, whose protein sequence is MAIASANADETLTLGVFAYRPDDVLRERYQPLTDYLTLETGIQIELEILNQENMSRAIAANRLDFFLTNPSHFLLIRSERSLTGVLATLVRRSGQSATGSLGGVIFTRAERDDIEQLADIRDKTIASPGVHFLGGYQTQVLELMDAGIDIRRVNLIRFMGTHDRVVRSVLSGDADVGFIRTSILEQMAQEDPDLFTRVKVLNRQRLAGFPYVVSTRLYPEWPVVALPHVNERAVRRIASALFAIEPEDEVALSVGISGFSPPADYQSVEYLARTLRVPPYDQAPQLTWVDALHQYRIWVFTILVLLMLLVASSLWLGKSKRQLAAEQRRLRQLIRGWPQAALLIRGGLFIDTNRASVDLLRYTSSESLVGKDMAVFSPEFQPDGQISRQKMVPMLARVSAGQVEQCEWVLNRSDGTEIWVELTMAPVHTEDEPEALILCSLYEITLRKHAEQRQRLAASVFEYAREAIFITDNHGIVIDANDAYLAITGRPRNRAMGRLPPLPVEEGSGVFASARSQGFWSGEFASRRNDGEAITLSVTLSSVRGDHGEVSHFVGIFSDISRLKEQERKLRIMAHYDALTGMPNRVLFADRLQQAMALTRRQSGKLAVVYIDLDEFKPVNDAFGHEAGDQLLIEIAHRMRSELREEDTLARLGGDEFAAIVMNVQDDPALENLLMRLLARVSEPVWVADHSVEVSASIGYTLFPQAEDLDGDQLLRQADQAMYQAKHRGRNRYVRFSDPSS, encoded by the coding sequence GTGGCGATAGCATCAGCCAATGCTGATGAAACACTGACTCTGGGCGTATTCGCCTACCGCCCGGATGACGTGCTCCGGGAACGCTACCAGCCTTTGACCGACTACCTGACCCTAGAAACCGGCATCCAGATAGAGCTCGAGATTCTCAACCAGGAGAATATGAGTCGGGCGATCGCCGCCAACCGGCTGGATTTTTTTCTTACCAATCCCAGCCATTTTCTGCTGATCCGAAGCGAACGCAGTCTGACCGGCGTTCTGGCGACTCTGGTCAGGCGCTCCGGCCAGTCTGCGACCGGCAGTCTTGGTGGCGTGATCTTTACCAGGGCCGAGCGCGACGACATTGAGCAGCTCGCCGATATTCGTGATAAGACCATTGCCTCGCCCGGCGTTCATTTCCTCGGAGGCTATCAGACGCAGGTTCTCGAGCTGATGGATGCCGGTATTGATATCCGGAGAGTGAATCTAATTCGGTTTATGGGCACCCACGACCGAGTGGTTCGTTCGGTTCTATCCGGAGATGCCGATGTTGGCTTTATCCGAACCAGCATACTGGAGCAGATGGCGCAGGAAGACCCTGATCTGTTTACCCGGGTGAAGGTTCTGAACCGTCAGCGGCTGGCGGGTTTCCCCTACGTTGTCTCAACCCGTCTATATCCGGAATGGCCCGTGGTGGCGCTGCCCCATGTAAACGAGCGGGCCGTCCGTCGTATCGCGTCGGCGCTTTTTGCCATTGAGCCGGAAGACGAGGTTGCGCTGTCAGTTGGCATTTCGGGTTTTTCGCCGCCCGCAGACTACCAGTCGGTTGAGTACCTGGCGCGCACTCTGCGGGTGCCGCCCTACGACCAGGCGCCCCAACTTACCTGGGTGGATGCGTTGCACCAGTATCGGATCTGGGTCTTTACCATTCTGGTGTTGCTCATGTTGCTGGTGGCATCGTCGCTCTGGCTGGGCAAGAGCAAGCGGCAGCTGGCCGCGGAACAGAGGCGTCTGCGCCAGCTTATCCGGGGTTGGCCACAAGCTGCACTGCTGATCCGGGGAGGACTTTTCATCGACACCAACCGGGCTTCTGTCGACCTGCTCAGGTACACCTCCAGTGAATCACTGGTCGGCAAGGACATGGCGGTCTTTTCGCCGGAATTCCAGCCAGACGGGCAGATCTCCCGACAGAAAATGGTGCCCATGCTGGCCCGGGTTTCGGCGGGTCAGGTGGAACAGTGCGAATGGGTTCTGAATCGCTCTGACGGCACGGAGATCTGGGTGGAGCTTACCATGGCGCCCGTCCACACCGAGGACGAACCGGAAGCCCTGATTCTTTGCTCCCTGTATGAAATCACTCTCCGGAAACACGCGGAACAGCGGCAGCGGCTGGCGGCGAGCGTCTTCGAGTACGCCCGCGAGGCTATTTTCATTACTGATAATCACGGCATCGTGATTGATGCCAACGATGCGTACCTGGCGATAACTGGCCGGCCCCGCAATCGGGCAATGGGAAGACTACCACCCTTACCGGTAGAGGAAGGAAGCGGTGTTTTCGCCAGTGCCCGGTCTCAGGGCTTCTGGTCCGGAGAGTTTGCCAGCAGACGCAATGATGGCGAGGCGATTACCTTGTCGGTAACACTCAGCAGTGTCCGTGGCGATCATGGCGAAGTCTCGCATTTTGTCGGTATTTTCAGTGACATCAGCCGGCTTAAAGAGCAGGAAAGAAAGCTCCGGATCATGGCTCATTACGACGCCCTCACCGGAATGCCTAACCGGGTTCTGTTTGCCGACCGGTTGCAGCAGGCCATGGCCCTGACCCGGCGACAGAGCGGCAAACTGGCTGTGGTTTATATTGATCTGGACGAGTTCAAGCCGGTAAATGATGCCTTCGGCCATGAGGCGGGTGACCAGTTGCTGATCGAGATCGCACATCGAATGCGTTCGGAACTCCGGGAAGAGGACACCCTGGCGCGGCTCGGTGGTGATGAGTTCGCGGCCATTGTCATGAATGTTCAGGACGACCCGGCCCTGGAAAACCTGTTGATGCGTTTGCTGGCCCGGGTGTCTGAACCCGTCTGGGTCGCTGACCACAGTGTGGAAGTCTCAGCCAGTATCGGCTACACACTGTTCCCGCAAGCAGAGGATCTGGACGGCGACCAGCTCCTGCGCCAGGCCGACCAGGCCATGTATCAGGCCAAGCACCGGGGCCGTAACCGCTATGTCCGGTTCTCCGATCCATCTTCCTGA
- a CDS encoding response regulator, with protein sequence MGESVAPLEKIMLVEDEEDIRAVAELALEAVGGFTLKTCHSGANALESLDVFRPQLILLDVMMPSMDGPSTLRAIREKPGFANTPAVFMTAKVQPDEVKGYLALGAVAVIPKPFDPMTLSDRIREIWDNLD encoded by the coding sequence ATGGGGGAGTCTGTGGCGCCTTTGGAAAAGATCATGTTGGTCGAGGATGAGGAAGACATCAGAGCGGTGGCCGAGTTGGCTCTGGAAGCGGTTGGCGGATTCACCCTGAAAACCTGTCACTCCGGTGCCAACGCACTTGAGAGCCTTGATGTTTTCAGGCCGCAATTGATCCTGCTGGATGTCATGATGCCATCAATGGACGGACCCAGCACACTGCGAGCCATCCGCGAAAAGCCCGGATTTGCGAATACTCCCGCGGTTTTCATGACAGCCAAGGTTCAGCCCGACGAAGTGAAGGGATACCTTGCTCTGGGCGCCGTCGCCGTGATCCCCAAGCCCTTCGATCCGATGACACTCTCGGATCGGATTCGGGAAATCTGGGACAATCTCGACTGA
- a CDS encoding ABC transporter substrate-binding protein, producing the protein MQRREFLGLSIAAGLSAAGLPGCSDSGPLRFGIHPWIGYEPLYLARDFNWLPDTVALVPGTSAKDSMEGLLSGVLDGAALTLDETIRVWSKGLELVVVAVADVSAGADVLMVKRSITELAALKGQRIAVELNGVSGVMLFKILEVAGLGRSDVIKVDLPVSQHAQAWSRGEVDASVCYEPIASLIENAGGVRLFDSSDVPETIFDLLVVTRKTVEKNSSAVRDLVTGHFTGLQHLVRSMHDSVYRIATRQGISPDAVRTALGSVMLPDLAANQRYLRAAGPIETRAGSLSRLMLAEGMIDQNPVIQRLSDSSFLPARVS; encoded by the coding sequence ATGCAACGCCGTGAATTCCTTGGTTTATCGATAGCAGCCGGACTGTCCGCGGCGGGATTGCCGGGCTGCAGCGATTCCGGCCCGCTGAGGTTCGGTATCCATCCCTGGATCGGCTACGAGCCACTGTACCTTGCCCGTGATTTCAACTGGTTGCCGGATACGGTTGCGCTGGTGCCGGGCACGTCTGCCAAAGACTCTATGGAGGGCCTTCTTTCAGGGGTGCTTGATGGGGCGGCGCTAACTCTGGATGAAACCATACGCGTCTGGTCGAAAGGGCTGGAACTGGTTGTGGTTGCTGTCGCTGATGTGTCCGCCGGCGCCGATGTACTGATGGTGAAGCGATCAATCACAGAATTGGCAGCCCTAAAAGGACAGCGGATTGCGGTGGAGCTGAACGGTGTCTCGGGAGTTATGCTGTTTAAAATCCTTGAGGTAGCGGGGCTTGGTCGCAGCGACGTTATAAAAGTGGATTTGCCGGTAAGCCAGCATGCACAAGCCTGGTCCCGCGGTGAAGTGGATGCTTCGGTGTGTTATGAGCCAATAGCGTCACTGATAGAGAACGCCGGAGGCGTCAGGCTCTTCGATAGCAGCGACGTTCCGGAAACCATTTTCGATTTGCTGGTGGTGACCCGGAAAACAGTAGAGAAAAACTCCAGTGCGGTTCGCGACTTGGTGACCGGACATTTTACCGGCCTGCAACATCTGGTGCGGAGCATGCACGACTCGGTATACCGGATTGCCACCCGTCAGGGGATCAGTCCGGATGCGGTCCGAACGGCGCTGGGAAGCGTTATGCTGCCGGATCTGGCCGCAAACCAGCGTTACCTCAGGGCAGCCGGACCCATCGAAACCAGGGCCGGATCCCTGTCTCGCCTGATGCTGGCAGAGGGGATGATTGATCAGAATCCGGTCATCCAGCGCTTGTCAGATTCTTCGTTTTTGCCGGCGAGGGTCTCTTGA